A genomic window from Peromyscus maniculatus bairdii isolate BWxNUB_F1_BW_parent chromosome 1, HU_Pman_BW_mat_3.1, whole genome shotgun sequence includes:
- the Spindoc gene encoding spindlin interactor and repressor of chromatin-binding protein isoform X2: MALRAEGAAALDCFEVTLKCEEGEDDEEAVVVAVIPRPEPMLRVTQQEKTPPPRPNLLEAGVESCEEPKQQVSWEQEFLVGNSPGGSGRALCMVCGAEIRSPSAETARTHILEQHPHTLDLSPSEKSNILEAWSEGVALLQDIQADQPSLPGLESGQDGQPDPNSNPDPARMPAEIVVLLDSEDNPSLPKRLRPRGLRPLELPVAPVTEPGNKKARGQRWKESPEEEPVRKKRSRHMTKNLDPDPDPPSPESPTETFAAPAEVRHFTDGSFPPGFVLQLFSHTQLRTTDSKDSSKDGKAAAEGLPRPENPSPGYPCSDGGTTSRQPLTGLVQASPGHQGGGNR, translated from the exons ATGGCACTGAGAGCAGAGGGCGCCGCGGCGCTGGACTGCTTCGAGGTGACGCTGAAGTGTGAGGAAGGGGAGGACGACGAGGAGGCCGTGGTGGTTGCCGTGATCCCGCGGCCTGAGCCGATGCTCCGAG TAACCCAACAGGAAAAGACGCCACCACCTAGGCCCAACCTGCTGGAAGCAGGTGTCGAAAGCTGTGAGGAACCCAAGCAGCAAGTGTCATGGGAGCAGGAGTTCCTGGTGGGGAACAGCCCAGGAGGCAGTGGACGGGCGCTGTGCATGGTGTGTGGGGCTGAGATCCGGTCCCCATCAGCAGAGACTGCTCGCACACACATCCTGGAGCAGCATCCCCATACCCTGGACCTGAGCCCCTCTGAGAAGAGCAACATCTTGGAAGCCTGGAGTGAAGGGGTAGCCCTTCTGCAAGACATTCAAGCTGACCAGCCATCTCTGCCCGGCCTAG AGTCAGGCCAGGATGGCCAGCCAGACCCCAACTCCAACCCGGACCCTGCCAGGATGCCAGCAGAGATCGTGGTCCTCTTGGATTCCGAGGACAACCCATCCCTCCCTAAGAGGCTCCGGCCCAGAGGACTTCGCCCCCTTGAGTTGCCTG TTGCCCCTGTCACAGAGCCGGGAAATAAAAAGGCCCGGGGCCAGAGATGGAAGGAGTCCCCTGAGGAGGAGCCTGTTAGAAAGAAGAGAAGCAGGCATATGACCAAAAACCTGGACCCTGACCCAG ACCCCCCATCTCCTGAGTCACCCACAGAGACGTTTGCAGCACCAGCCGAAGTCCGACATTTCACTGACGGCAGCTTCCCTCCTGGCTTTGTCCTCCAGCTCTTCTCCCACACACAGCTCAGGACCACGGACAGTAAGGACTCCTCTAAAGACGGCAAAGCAGCAGCGGAGGGCCTGCCTCGGCCAGAAAACCCCTCTCCAG GTTATCCGTGTTCGGATGGAGGAACCACCAGCCGTCAGCCTCTTACAGGACTGGTCCAAGCATCCCCAGGGCACCAAGGGGGTGGGAACAGGTGA
- the Spindoc gene encoding spindlin interactor and repressor of chromatin-binding protein isoform X1 — protein sequence MALRAEGAAALDCFEVTLKCEEGEDDEEAVVVAVIPRPEPMLRVTQQEKTPPPRPNLLEAGVESCEEPKQQVSWEQEFLVGNSPGGSGRALCMVCGAEIRSPSAETARTHILEQHPHTLDLSPSEKSNILEAWSEGVALLQDIQADQPSLPGLESGQDGQPDPNSNPDPARMPAEIVVLLDSEDNPSLPKRLRPRGLRPLELPVAPVTEPGNKKARGQRWKESPEEEPVRKKRSRHMTKNLDPDPDPPSPESPTETFAAPAEVRHFTDGSFPPGFVLQLFSHTQLRTTDSKDSSKDGKAAAEGLPRPENPSPAPPPGLRGTLDLQVIRVRMEEPPAVSLLQDWSKHPQGTKGVGTGDNPDWSTVLSESGATVKGQPEAGNGV from the exons ATGGCACTGAGAGCAGAGGGCGCCGCGGCGCTGGACTGCTTCGAGGTGACGCTGAAGTGTGAGGAAGGGGAGGACGACGAGGAGGCCGTGGTGGTTGCCGTGATCCCGCGGCCTGAGCCGATGCTCCGAG TAACCCAACAGGAAAAGACGCCACCACCTAGGCCCAACCTGCTGGAAGCAGGTGTCGAAAGCTGTGAGGAACCCAAGCAGCAAGTGTCATGGGAGCAGGAGTTCCTGGTGGGGAACAGCCCAGGAGGCAGTGGACGGGCGCTGTGCATGGTGTGTGGGGCTGAGATCCGGTCCCCATCAGCAGAGACTGCTCGCACACACATCCTGGAGCAGCATCCCCATACCCTGGACCTGAGCCCCTCTGAGAAGAGCAACATCTTGGAAGCCTGGAGTGAAGGGGTAGCCCTTCTGCAAGACATTCAAGCTGACCAGCCATCTCTGCCCGGCCTAG AGTCAGGCCAGGATGGCCAGCCAGACCCCAACTCCAACCCGGACCCTGCCAGGATGCCAGCAGAGATCGTGGTCCTCTTGGATTCCGAGGACAACCCATCCCTCCCTAAGAGGCTCCGGCCCAGAGGACTTCGCCCCCTTGAGTTGCCTG TTGCCCCTGTCACAGAGCCGGGAAATAAAAAGGCCCGGGGCCAGAGATGGAAGGAGTCCCCTGAGGAGGAGCCTGTTAGAAAGAAGAGAAGCAGGCATATGACCAAAAACCTGGACCCTGACCCAG ACCCCCCATCTCCTGAGTCACCCACAGAGACGTTTGCAGCACCAGCCGAAGTCCGACATTTCACTGACGGCAGCTTCCCTCCTGGCTTTGTCCTCCAGCTCTTCTCCCACACACAGCTCAGGACCACGGACAGTAAGGACTCCTCTAAAGACGGCAAAGCAGCAGCGGAGGGCCTGCCTCGGCCAGAAAACCCCTCTCCAG CTCCCCCTCCGGGGCTTCGTGGGACACTGGATCTCCAGGTTATCCGTGTTCGGATGGAGGAACCACCAGCCGTCAGCCTCTTACAGGACTGGTCCAAGCATCCCCAGGGCACCAAGGGGGTGGGAACAGGTGACAACCCAGACTGGTCCACGGTTCTGTCAGAATCCGGTGCCACTGTTAAGGGACAACCAGAGGCAGGAAATGGGGTGTAA